The window CGTGCCGATCAACCCGCACCGCCACCTCTGTACGAAAAGCGTGCGGATTCTCGGCGTCGGCGGAGAGGAAGTCGGCAGCTACGGACCGAGCCTGCGGCAAATGGCGCGCTACCGGCGGCACTACCCGCTGGACCGGTTCGTCTCGCACCGCTTCCCGCTCGACCAGGTCGAGGCCGCGGTCCGCAAATCGATCGCGCCGGACTCGATGAAAGTGGTAATCGATCCATGGGCCTGAAGGTGGGCCTGATCGGCGCGGGCGCGATGGGCCGCCGGCATCTGGAGGCGCTCGCGCGCGACGCGCGCGCGCAGGTGGTGGGCGTCGCGGACGCGGTGGAAGAGGCCGCCCGCTCCGCGGCGGCCGCCGCGGGGGCCGCGCCCTGCCGCGATCTCGCCGACCTCGCGGACGCGGGCGCGGAAGCCGTCTTCGTGACGCTGCCGAACGTGTTTCACGCCCGGGTCGTGCTCGAGGCGCTCGACCGCGGGCTGCACGTCTTTTGCGAGAAGCCGATGGCCACGACGCTCGAGGAGGGACGCGCGGTCGCGTCGCGCGCGCGGCGCGCCGGCCGCGTGTACCAGATGGGCTTCAACCGGCGGTGGTCGCCGTCGTACCGATATTTGAAAGGGCGGATCGACGCGGGCTTCGTCCCGTACTCCGCCAGCGTGAAGATCAACGACGGCGACATGCTGACGCCGAGCTGGTACACGAACGTCGAGATCTGCGGCGGCTTCATGTACGACACCGCCGTGCACCTCGTCGACATGGTCGCGTGGCTCGTGGGTCCGGTCGAGCGGGTCTCGGCGCTCGGCCGGCGCAGCTGCTATCCCGATTACGACGACATCGCGATGCTGCTGCACTGCCGCGGCGACCGCCCCGTCGCCTTCAGCACCTGCGGCCACGCGTCCTGGGCGGCGCCGCAGGAACGGGTGGAATTGTACGGCGATCATGCGCTCCTCGTCTCGGAGGACCTCGACCGCGTGCGGCACACCACCCGCGAGACGGCCGAGGCGCCGTGGGAGCAGCTGCCGTCGCCCGACCGCGTCACGCTCTGGGGGTACGTGGACGAGGACCGCGAGTTCATCGACGCCTGCCTGGGCCGGGTGCCGCCGCCGGTCGGCGCGGGCGAGGCGTTCCACAGTATCGCAGTGCTCGAGGCCGCGTACGCCAGCATCCGGAACGGCGGCGCGTCCACCCCGGTCGCCCAGGAGTAGCGCATGTATCTCTCGTGCAGCTCGGAGTCCTACGCCGCGGACCTCAACGACGGACGGATGAGCCTCGCGGCCTGGTTCCGGTTGTGCGCCGAGGAGCTCGGGCTGCGGGCGGTCGAGCTCGAGGACAAGCACGTCGGCGAGCCGTCCGCCGCACGCATCGCCGAATTGACCGCCGCCGCGGCGCGCCACGGCCTCGAGATCGTCAACATCGCGCTGATGAACAACTTCGGCCTCGCCGACGACACGCGGCGGCGCGCCGAGGAGGAGCGTACCATCGCCTGGATGGGCACGTCGCGCGATCTCGGGGCGCGGTTCCTGCGTACGTTCGCCGGCTGGCCGGAAGGCGACCGCGCCGCCCGGTGGCCGGCGATGATCGCGTCGCTCCGGACGGTGTGCGCGCGCGCGGAGGCCGCCGGCGTGGCGCTCGTGATGGAAAACCACAATCACGGCGGGTTCGTGCAGACGGCGGACGACGTCGCGGCCATCCTGGACGCGGTGGGGAGCCCGGCGCTCAGCCTGCTGCTCGACACGGGCAACTTCCTCGACGGCCGGCCCTCGATCGAGCGCACCGCGTCCCTCGCGCGGCACGCCCACGCCAAGTTCACGCGGGTCGGCCGGAACGGACGGGACGAGCGGATCGACAACGCCGGGGCGATCGACCTGCTGCGCGCCGCCGGGTATCGGGGCGCCGTCTCCGTCGAGTACGAGGGCGAGGAGGCCGGGCGGACCGCGGTGCCGCGCGCGCTCGGGTACCTGCGGAGCCTCGGCCTGGGCGTGCAACCCTGACGCGCTAGGGCTCCGGCAGCAACTCCTCCAGCACGCGGGCGTGGGTCGACTCATCGCCCGCGCCGTAGAGTATAAAGCGAACGTGCGCCACGGACGTCAGTTTCGGAATCTCCTCGATCACGGTGCGGAGCGCCACCCGCGCGGCCGCCTCCATCGGATAGCCGAAGACGCCCGTTGAG of the bacterium genome contains:
- a CDS encoding sugar phosphate isomerase/epimerase family protein, with the translated sequence MYLSCSSESYAADLNDGRMSLAAWFRLCAEELGLRAVELEDKHVGEPSAARIAELTAAAARHGLEIVNIALMNNFGLADDTRRRAEEERTIAWMGTSRDLGARFLRTFAGWPEGDRAARWPAMIASLRTVCARAEAAGVALVMENHNHGGFVQTADDVAAILDAVGSPALSLLLDTGNFLDGRPSIERTASLARHAHAKFTRVGRNGRDERIDNAGAIDLLRAAGYRGAVSVEYEGEEAGRTAVPRALGYLRSLGLGVQP
- a CDS encoding Gfo/Idh/MocA family oxidoreductase, coding for MGLKVGLIGAGAMGRRHLEALARDARAQVVGVADAVEEAARSAAAAAGAAPCRDLADLADAGAEAVFVTLPNVFHARVVLEALDRGLHVFCEKPMATTLEEGRAVASRARRAGRVYQMGFNRRWSPSYRYLKGRIDAGFVPYSASVKINDGDMLTPSWYTNVEICGGFMYDTAVHLVDMVAWLVGPVERVSALGRRSCYPDYDDIAMLLHCRGDRPVAFSTCGHASWAAPQERVELYGDHALLVSEDLDRVRHTTRETAEAPWEQLPSPDRVTLWGYVDEDREFIDACLGRVPPPVGAGEAFHSIAVLEAAYASIRNGGASTPVAQE